From a region of the Besnoitia besnoiti strain Bb-Ger1 chromosome I, whole genome shotgun sequence genome:
- a CDS encoding bromodomain-containing protein (encoded by transcript BESB_002610), translated as MEHATPVARGAAVAPPAGGVALDAGSALAHTQPPASAHLPRHLKRKLAGIIDACRRCRDFHLFLEPVDVVAMECPAYYELIQHPMDLSTMDDKLRRNEYATEEAFLRDMILIFSNCRLFNRPGNPSGDFVLSLCAKSEEKFIEEWLKFLKDSNKPAKALKAFPEFFRAQTGVSSDDKAPAPRAREANEPRAAAAAKDRKARQGKAGAQQTAPPPTAPAASSPLKSTAPSAGGGGDAASPNEDLMAQEGRALADATASEPPAPAVRREDGEGDSPAPAPSVVASAASSAAASSGPPLGSSRPTKAAPSPSPSPPAPAPTPAPAAVSPAAAVASAPSSGAPSGASAAGAEPASAGSPWAPVLSSADGGKQIYAGDAPACAKAEREGAGRGAERLALGTRPSVLPGGAKSWQIYCKDYMVRPLKCDRYGYLFSTPVMASAELPQAVKENYARIISHPMDYGTIWTKLSSRCYTHPDEFRDDILLVFNNCMTFNPRHDEECGWLHEAALKQKEKFLEKWKRWSPKVFAAFRQEKQAAAAFAVSPLAPSPFASAAPPFPASSAPCSSFASASSSPCSSSSSPSSSSSSSLGSSVPAASSGTEESELAKSAKAVGATEAAPKRAGKGENPPGLVDNTTYRTLVADLFGEEALEDELASRGDDASLEASLLPSPSPPSRATSVPLPAPVSSVAASAPPPSLPASAPPVAPGPPPSAGPAHSPARGEKEANGAGLASPPRPPSPSSPAPPSAPQLAALSAAAARAEGEETLACDGAATLAEAPRVAAAPPPAVADAGVALAPRGEGSEPPAAAEAEQRQASQTPGAKAEGEIFPALAPPAAAGFAASEPGPEAEAAAGAVAGAEAPGEEDAKEERKKDKKEKKEKKEKKEKKEKKKAHKYHKGRRRSSAIDEDINLAPLLPSHNVPDGHLPHLLPPSADLARLPSSHDVGAPSLLTPPAGSGLAIFAPHSVLGAEAAGLPPSVGVVSPPLPAQVECVAPAGGDAASMVVADASGAFPLETEPRPPAARAANLAAGKSLEDGHHPHPPAASLAALSAPFLSAGVATPQSLSPAGGPETPGVYVHPAPPAAPREEGASSEGEEAGATLFLLNWRHYPEGARVAGLRADVRQALPAGSGALVQVVTGRQRVWCSSDRETSPHAAPVESSSSSSSSSSSFAFPSLSASVRPPHHPPASSSPAPVKEASERPAASPPPAAAKIRFSLALKPRGLSRLSAAAAPPLTSPPAPRRCDGEGLSRWFRVAEGPEAEAGGEAGAPAVSAWGEKPCTPLLQQRVAEKVPELSLWMGDRLARGRLYLAVPFSSDLASLSPAERRGLDLRLQASSFACVSGATRPGSLSGDGRDSLLIWYQAETQLLPGVRSVVCEAAPAVSLTRLSFLVFRDASTEETRDLAGVEVSLGIALARPGPQTATLETAAARTPLVEVLARPPTCGASDEVSAEADAERVERKRQRDAQTDDDEEEPALLALEEEETKALTIVAAAVAETDDASSLSAAVAPAASWLAPEKAPRAKFLAQLRGLVSRVENRDSPAGADTILGGVSLGAADAETSQAALRAARRRMQPCRFELHGVSAWEASSLQVARTRPAVVGRGKKEADTLSNFDPACFVTVPLLWRYSVASHFFPFMEHLQLNVFSVHFLHFPHLGVSSPSPAGSLSAPPSAPVSIGDEASVAEADRGARAPLLASSAGFLVSLLSAHPLEGGGARPADGHASQAATRGRSCADAGGGRRENSKPENVAWKRARTAAISAAG; from the exons ATGGAGCACGCAACGCCTGTCGCGCGGGGCGCTGCTGTGGCTCCTCCGGCaggaggcgtcgctctcgacgcgggctccgctctcgcgcacacgcagccgccagcctcTGCGCATCTCCCCCGGCACCTGAAGCGCAAGCTCGCTGGCATCATcgacgcctgcagacgctgcagagacttCCATCTTTTCCTCGAGCCGGTCGACGTGGTGGCGATGGAGTGCCCCGCGTACTACGAGCTGATTCAGCACCCCATGGATCTCTCCACGATGGATGACAAGCTCCGAAGGAACGAATACGCCACTGAGGAAGCCTTCCTCAGAGACATGATTCTTATCTTCTCAAACTGCCGCCT CTTCAACCGGCCTGGCAACCCGTCGGGCGACTTTgtcctctcgctctgcgccaaGTCCGAGGAGAAGTTCATTGAAGAGTGGCTCAAGTTCTTGAAGGACAGCAACAAGCCCGCAAAGGCTCTGAAGGCTTTCCCTGAGTTCTTCCGCGCGCAGACGGGGGTTTCGAGCGACGacaaggcgcccgcgccgcgggcccgTGAGGCGaacgagccgcgcgcggccgccgcagccaaaGACCGAAAAGCTCGCCAGGGCAAGGCGGGCGCGCaacagacggcgccgccgccaacggctcccgccgcctcctcgcctctcaaGTCGACCGCGCCTagtgcgggggggggaggtgacgccgcgtcgcccaACGAGGACCTGATGGCGCAGGAGggtcgcgcgctggcggatGCGACCGCCTccgagccgcccgcgcccgcagtcCGACGCGAGGatggcgagggcgacagccctgcgccggcgccttccgtggtggcctctgcagcttcgtcggcggcggcgtcttcagGGCCTCCCTTGGGGTCTTCTCGCCCCACAaaggctgcgccgtcgccgtcgccgtcgccgcccgcaccCGCGCCCACGCCGGCTCCGGCTGCtgtctcgcccgccgcggcggtcgcgtccgcgccgtctTCTGGGGCGCCTtcgggcgcgtctgccgcgggcgcagagcctGCCAGCGCGGGCAGCCCGTGGGCGCCGGTGCTTTCGTCTGCCGACGGGGGGAAACAGATctacgccggcgacgcgcctgcctgcgcgaaggcggagcgcgagggcgcggggagaggcgcagagcgatTGGCTCTCGGGACGCGGCCGAGCGTCCTGCCGGGCGGCGCCAAGTCGTGGCAGATCTACTGCAAAGACTAC ATGGTGCGGCCGCTGAAGTGTGACCGATACGGCTACCTCTTTAGCACGCCGGTGATGGCGTCCGCGGAGCTTCCGCAGGCCGTCAAAGAGAACTACGCGCGAATAATCTCGCATCCGATGGACTACGGCACGATTTGG ACGAAGCTCAGCTCGCGCTGCTACACTCATCCAGACGAATTTCGCGACGACATTCTGCTG GTTTTCAACAACTGCATGACGTTCAATCCGCGACACGACGAGGAGTGCGGCTGGCTgcacgaggcggcgctgaaaCAGAAGGAGAAGTTTTTAGAAAAATGGAAGCGGTGGTCGCCAAAGGTCTTTGCGGCCTTCCGGCAGGAAaagcaggcggccgcggccttcgcagtgtctccgctcgctcCGTCGCCGTttgcgtccgcggcgcctccgttcccagcttcttccgctcccTGTTCTTCGTtcgcttctgcctcctcttcgccctgttcttcctcttcttctccttcctcttcatcgtcttcttctctcggctCTTCGGTGCCAGCGGCCTCCTCTGGAACTGAGGAAAGCGAGCTTgcgaagagcgcgaaggcggtggGCGCgaccgaggcggcgccgaagcgcgcCGGTAAGGGCGAAAATCCCCCTGGGCTTGTCGACAACACGACATACAG GACGTTGGTGGCCGATTTGttcggcgaagaagcgcttGAGGACGAACTCGCCTCtcggggcgacgacgcctcgctggaggcctcgcttttgccgtcgccttcgcccccctCTCGTGCGACTTCCGTGCCTCTCCCGGCGCCCGTGTCCTCTgtggctgcgtctgcgccgccgccgtcgctgcccgcctccgctccgccggtcgcgcctgggcctccgccctccgctgGGCCTGCACACAGCCCGGCGCGGGgtgagaaggaggcgaacggGGCGGGCcttgcctcgcctcctcgcccgccctctccgtcttccCCAGCTCCGCCTTCGGCTCCCCAGCTTGCGGCTCtttccgctgcggccgctcgcgcggaaggcgaagagacgctcGCGTGCGATGGTGCAGCGAcactcgcagaggcgccgcgcgtcgccgcagcgcctccgccggccgttgcagacgcaggcgtcgctttggcgccgcgaggcgaagggtcggagccgcctgccgcagccgaggcagAGCAGAGACAGGCCAGCCAGACGCCAGGTGCcaaagcagaaggcgaaatTTTCCCCGCACTCGctccgccggctgctgcgggttttgcggcgagcgagccgggaccggaggcagaggctgccgcaggcgccgtggcgggagctgaagcgccgggcgaggaggacgcgaaggaggagaggaagaaagacaagaaggaaaagaaggagaagaaagagaagaaggagaagaaagagaagaaaaaggcgcaCAAATACCACAAGGGTCGACGGAGAAGCAGTGCGATAGATGAAGATATCAatctcgcgcctctccttccctcGCACAACGTGCCCGACGGTCACCTGCCGcatcttcttccgccttccGCAGACTTGGCTCGTCTTCCCTCCTCTCATGACGTCGGTGCGCCCTCGCTCCTCACGCCTCCAGCAGGCTCCGGGCTCGCCATCTTCGCGCCTCACTCCGTCCTCGGGGCTGAGGCCGCAGGCCTGCCTCCTTCCGTGGGGGTCGTTTCCCCGCCTTTGCCTGCGCAAGTCGAATGcgtggcgcccgcgggaggcgacgccgcgagcatGGTGGTCGCGGACGCTTCTGGGGCCTTTCCGCTTGAAAccgagccgcgcccgccggctgcgcgcgctgcaaaCTTGGCGGCTGGCAAGTCTCTCGAAGATGGGCATCATCCCCAtccgcctgctgcttcctTGGCTGCGCTCTCAGCTCCCTttctctccgccggcgtcgcgacGCCGCAGTCCCTCTCGCCAGCCGGAGGGCCGGAGACCCCtggggtgtacgtacaccccgcgccgcccgcggctccgcgagaagagggagcgagcagcgaaggcgaggaagccggAGCGACGCTCTTCCTGCTGAACTGGCGTCATTATCCCGAGGGAGCGCGAGTtgcgggcctgcgcgcggacgTG CGGCAAGCGCTacccgcaggcagcggcgccctcgtccAAGTGGTGacaggccgccagcgcgtgtggtgcagcagcgacagagagacTTCGCCGCACGCCGCTCCAGTCgagtcttcctcttcctcttcttcttcctcttcttcctttgcgtttccttctctctctgcttccgtCCGTCCGCCACATCatccgcctgcgtcgtcgtcgccggcgcctgtgaAAGAGGCTAGCGAgcgccctgcggcgtctccgccgcccgcggccgcgaagattcgcttctcgctcgcgctgaaACCCCGCGGGCTCTCGAGgctctcggccgccgccgcgcctccgctgacgtctcccccggcgccgcggcggtgcgacggcgaaggcctctcgcgctggtTCCGCGTTGCAGAAGGCCCCGAGgccgaggccggcggcgaggctggaGCGCCAGCTGTCAGCGCATGGGGAGAGAAACCCTGCACGCCTCTGTTGCAGCAGAGAGTCGCAGAGAAGGTCCCTGAACTCAGCCTGTGGATGGGAGAtagactcgcgcgcggccgcctctaCCTCGCAGTGCCCTTCAGCTCCgacctcgcctccctctcccccgccGAGCGTCGAGGCCTCGACCTGAG GCTGCAGGCCTCATCCTTTGCGTGCGTGAGCGGCGCGACACGCCCCGGTTCGCTGTCTGGCGACGGGAGGGACAGCCTCCTCATCTGGTAtcaagcggagacgcagctctTGCCTGGCGTGCGCTCAGTCGtctgcgaggctgcgccaGCTGTCTCTCTCACGCGGCTGTcgttcctcgtcttccgcgacgCGTCCACTGAAGAGACGCGAGATCTAGCGGGCGTCGAGGTGTCTCTGGGAATCGCCCTTGCGCGCCCAGGCCCCCAAACCGCCACCTTGgagactgccgcggcgcgcacgcctctcGTGGAGGTGCTCGCCCGCCCTCCCACAtgcggcgccagcgacgaggtcagcgccgaggccgacgccgagcgcgtggagaggaagcggcagcggGATGCGCAgaccgacgacgacgaagaagagcctGCTTTGCTTGcgctcgaggaagaagagactaAGGCACTCAC GatcgtcgcggctgcggtcgCTGAGACCGACGACGCGTCTTCGTTAtcggcggccgtcgctcccgcggcaagctggctggcgcccgaaaaggcgccgcgagccaaattcctcgcgcagctccgcggcctcgtcaGCAGGGTGGAGAACAGAGACAGCCCCGCTGGAGCCGACACGatcctcggcggcgtctctctcggcgcagCGGATGCGGAGACCTCGCAGGCGGCCTtgcgagccgcgcgtcgccgcatgcagccctgTCGCTTCGAGCTTCACGGCGTAAGCGCGTGGGAGGCATCTTCGCTTCAAGTCGCAAGAACTCGCCCTGCGGTTGTGggacg aggaaagaaagagGCAGACACGTTGAGTAACTTCGACCCTGCGTGCTTCGTG ACCGTTCCTCTTCTTTGGCGATactccgtcgcctcgcacTTCTTCCCCTTCATGGAGCATCTGCAGCTGAACGTCTTTTCGGTGCATTTCCTTCACTTTCCTCACCTcggtgtctcttcgccgtcgcccgcggggTCTCTGTCTGCCCCGCCGTCGGCTCCAGTCTCGAtcggcgacgaggcgtcggtcgcggaggcggatcgcggcgcgcgcgcgcctctgctcgcgtcgtctgcgggtTTCTTGGTGTCTCTGCTTTCGGCGCATCcgctggaaggcggcggcgcacgcccAGCCGATGGTCacgcgtcgcaggcggcgacgcgcgggcgctcctgcgcggacgccggcggaggcaggagagagaaCAGCAAGCCTGAAAATGTGGCGtggaagcgcgcgcggacaGCCGCGATTTCAGCTGCAGGGtag
- a CDS encoding bradyzoite antigen BAG1 (encoded by transcript BESB_002640): protein MAQQTPPSHPQGCCSPSCPMKHSAPASAIAPSGTCPMRAFHPAGSHSHCASFDDARNRLMRDKNVRPVRNRIEFFDDPIPLPLAYWTPPLWSGFAGTPVDDMMFETALTAADMMQDVAWRPRVDVDFDDKKKEMIVLAELPGMQKEDVTIEVDKGALVIKGEKTAGDVIKEEEGKTKNILTERFSGYFCRRFQLPSNYKPDGINATMENGVLRVTVKVDDSDQGKQQITVK, encoded by the exons ATGGCGCAACAGACGCCACCTTCTCACCCTCAGGGCTGCTGTTCGCCGTCATGCCCGATGAAGCATTCGGCGCCCGCAAGTGCCATTGCGCCAAGCGGGACTTGTCCGATGCGAGCCTTTCATCCAGCTGGCAGTCATTCGCACTGCGCATCGTTCGATGACGCAAGAAACAGACTGATGCGCGACAAGAATGTGCGACCCGTAAGAAACCGG ATCGAGTTTTTCGACGATCCGATCCCCCTGCCTCTTGCCTACTGGACGCCTCCG CTGTGGAGTGGCTTCGCTGGCACCCCAGTCGATGACATGATGTTCGAGACGGCCCTGACAGCAGCAGACATGATGCAGGACGtcgcgtggaggccgcgcgtgGACGTGGATTTCGACGACAAAAAGAAGGAAATGATTGTTTTGGCCGAGCTGCCTGGCATGCAAAAGGAAGATGTCACCATCGAAGTTGACAAAGGAGCTCTCGTGATCAAAG GCGAAAAGACTGCGGGAGACGTCAtcaaggaagaagaaggcaagACGAAAAACATTCTCACCGAGCGGTTCTCAGGGTACTTCTGTCGTCGCTTCCAGCTCCCGAGCAATTACAAACCCGACGGCATCAACGCGACCATGGAGAACGGCGTGCTGCGCGTCACCGTCAAAGTAGACGACTCAGACCAGGGGAAGCAGCAAATCACCGTCAAGTAG
- a CDS encoding hypothetical protein (encoded by transcript BESB_002620) — protein MEAAAAAAPTLSCWEFSLDASSSTARSRGHFTAPVPLPSPPGFAFVESAFSTARAAPLPRSSSSSSHAASSSCAGELTRDEALRRQQLLAKKGWEIAMSPAKNLAMNFFMIYMGGVGGIFGIFILFYVLHSCFSSALNVQRVFAGVEKDRQTLVSSSTDAAAARRRGAPQEDGRLGALLWLQKAVYLLISLGGCLYVLTHCAKAGLLPLNSGDFIALIPEKQFSVAAVGGL, from the coding sequence atggaggccgccgctgccgccgcgcctacTCTCTCTTGCTGGGAGTTCTCGCTCGACGCCTCGAGCTCcacggcgcggtcgcgcgggcACTTTACGGCCCCCGTCCccttgccgtcgcctccgggcTTCGCTTTTGTCGAGTCTGCCTTCTccacggcgcgcgccgcgcctctccctcgctcttcttcctcttcttctcacgctgcttcttcctcttgtGCTGGCGAGCTGACGCGCGATGAggcgcttcggcggcagcagctgctcgcaAAGAAGGGCTGGGAGATCGCGATGTCGCCTGCGAAGAACCTGGCGATGAACTTCTTCATGATATACATgggcggcgtgggcggcaTCTTTGGAATCTTTATCCTCTTTTACGTGCTTCacagctgcttctcctctgcgctgaaCGTCCAGCGCGtgttcgccggcgtcgagaaagacagacagacactCGTCTCCTCTAGCACGgatgctgccgcggcgcggcgccgcggcgctccacaGGAAGACGGCAGACTCGGTGCGCTGCTCTGGCTGCAGAAAGCCGTTTACCTCCTCATCAGTCTGGGCGGCTGCCTGTACGTGCTCACCCACTGCGCCAAGGCGGGCCTCTTGCCGCTCAACAGCGGAGACTTCATCGCGCTGATCCCTGAAAAGCAGTTCTCGGTCGCCGCGGTGGGAGGCCTCTAG
- a CDS encoding putative vacuolar ATP synthase subunit d (encoded by transcript BESB_002630) — translation MELSFFNVDDGYLEGICRGLRSAFLTEEDYKKLAAADSLEDLRSALEETDYGPFMQDEPLPLAVPTLSQKCREKMAAEFRYLRSQAYGPLGKFLDFIATEKMIDNVVGLIQGAINRKSAHELLARVDPMGYFQEMAAIANMDLTTSYEELYRALLIDTPVGKYFQAFLAESASQAAAHAEQGGHSLSEVASIVSETDIELMRNSLKKGWLEDFYAFSQSLGGTTKEVMTHILKTEADFRVLRLVVNSLSSNQQQQMDRQALYPSFGYLYPEGTDGLRKAWNDSTVRATLAPYSNYLNLYEQCKSFYVGQEGQGNEAAADLASSSKFKSLEDLLYNETANMCELAFEQQFHYGIYYAWVKLKEQEIRNIVWIADMILMKRKEFISDQIVPLFLPRV, via the exons ATGGAACTCTCGTTTTTTAACGTCGATGACGGCTACCTGGAGGGGATCTGCCGCGGTCTGCGCTCTGCCTTTCTGACGGAGGAGGACTACAAGAAactcgcagccgcagactCGCTGGAAG ACCTCCGctcggcgctggaggagacCGACTACGGCCCCTTCATGCAGGATGAGCCGCTTCCGCTTGCCGTTCCCACGCTGTCTCAAAAATGCAGAGAAAAAATGGCGGCGGAGTTCAG ATATCTGCGGTCGCAGGCGTACGGCCCCCTCGGGAAGTTCCTCGACTTCATTGC GACCGAGAAAATGATTGACAACGTCGTGGGCCTGATTCAAGGCGCCATCAACCGAAAGTCTGCGCacgagctcctcgcgcgcgtcgatcCGATGGGCTACTTCCAG GAAATGGCCGCGATCGCGAACATGGATCTGACAACAAGCTACGAGGAGCTCTaccgcgcgctgctgatTGACACGCCCGTGGGAAAGTATTTTCAAGCCTTTCTGGCAGAGTCTGCCTCTCaagccgcggcgcatgcggagcAAGGCGGCCACAGTCTTTCGGAGGTCGCCAGCATCGTCTCAGAGACCGATATCG aGCTCATGCGAAACAGTCTGAAGAAAGGCTGGCTCGAGGATTTCTACGCCTTCTCCCAGTCCCTCGGCGGCACAACCAAGGAAGTCATGACTCACATCCTCAAG ACGGAGGCAGACTTCCGCGTGCTTCGCTTAGTCGTCAACTCGCTGTCCTCGaaccagcagcagcagatggATCGCCAGGCGCTGTATCCGTCCTTCGGCTACCTCTACCCCGAAG GCACCGACGGCCTTCGCAAGGCGTGGAACGACTCCACCGTCCGCGCTACCCTCGCGCCTTACTCT AACTACCTCAACCTGTACGAGCAGTGCAAGTCGTTCTACGTCGGCCAG GAGGGTCAGGGcaacgaggcggcggcggacctGGCGAGTTCCAGCAAGTTCAAGTCTCTCGAAGATCTGCTTTACAACGAAACTGCAAACATGTGTGAGCTCGCCTTTGAGCAACAGTTCCATTACG GCATTTACTACGCATGGGTGAAGCTGAAGGAGCAGGAAATCAGAAACATTGTCTGGATCGCTGACATG ATCTTGATGAAGAGAAAGGAATTTATTTCCGACCAGATCGTCCCGCTCTTCCTGCCTCGTGTGTAA